One window from the genome of Spirosoma rhododendri encodes:
- a CDS encoding aspartate-semialdehyde dehydrogenase has translation MKIAVVGATGLVGGEILKVLAERNFPVSELIPVASERSVGKQVEFKGKPYTVVSFEDAIAAKPAVAIFSAGGSTSLELAPRFAEAGIFVVDNSSAWRMDPTKKLVVPEINADTLTADDKIIANPNCSTIQMVVPLKPLHDRYKIKRIVVSTYQSVTGTGKAAVDQLFAERKGDQDAKKVYPHPIDLNVLPHIDVFLDNGYTKEEMKMVNETKKIMGDDSIQVTATTVRIPTIGGHSESVNIEFENDFDLAEVVELLSNADGVIVQDDPKNYVYPMPLTAHGRDEVFVGRIRRDETQPNTLNMWIVADNLRKGAATNAVQIAEYLMKNKLVEAAEVVA, from the coding sequence ATGAAAATCGCAGTCGTGGGGGCTACCGGCCTGGTCGGTGGCGAAATCCTGAAGGTGCTGGCCGAGCGTAACTTCCCCGTGTCCGAACTGATTCCCGTCGCTTCCGAGCGGTCGGTGGGTAAACAGGTTGAGTTCAAGGGTAAACCGTACACGGTCGTCAGCTTCGAAGACGCCATTGCCGCCAAACCCGCTGTTGCGATCTTCTCGGCTGGTGGCAGCACCTCGCTCGAACTGGCCCCCCGCTTTGCCGAAGCCGGTATTTTCGTCGTCGACAATTCGTCGGCCTGGCGGATGGACCCGACCAAAAAACTGGTCGTGCCCGAAATCAACGCCGATACACTAACCGCCGACGATAAAATTATCGCCAACCCCAACTGCTCGACCATTCAGATGGTTGTGCCGCTGAAGCCGTTGCACGATCGCTACAAAATCAAGCGCATCGTGGTATCGACCTATCAGTCGGTGACGGGAACGGGCAAAGCGGCTGTCGATCAGTTATTTGCCGAGCGCAAAGGCGATCAGGACGCGAAAAAGGTGTATCCCCACCCCATCGACCTCAACGTGCTGCCCCACATCGACGTATTCCTCGACAACGGCTACACGAAGGAGGAAATGAAGATGGTCAACGAGACCAAAAAGATCATGGGCGACGACTCGATTCAGGTGACGGCCACGACGGTACGCATCCCGACGATCGGTGGTCACTCGGAGTCGGTGAACATCGAGTTTGAAAACGATTTCGATCTGGCTGAAGTCGTTGAACTGCTCAGCAATGCCGATGGCGTTATCGTACAGGACGATCCGAAGAACTACGTCTACCCAATGCCGCTGACGGCGCACGGTCGTGATGAAGTGTTTGTCGGTCGGATTCGGCGCGACGAAACGCAGCCCAACACGCTAAACATGTGGATCGTGGCCGATAACCTGCGCAAAGGGGCCGCTACCAATGCGGTTCAGATTGCCGAATACCTGATGAAGAACAAGCTGGTTGAAGCAGCCGAAGTAGTTGCCTAA
- a CDS encoding porin family protein: MKKLLFGILILVFASTLSIAQMRVGLVGGGQLASLPYKTPYYTFDGPNTLAFHAGLTADIAVSRHWSIRPQLLYSGKGGQYTLNGNPEIGPVVERSHKINYLEVPVQLAYSLKAGPGRALVGAGPYIGYALSGKDNIILDGQGSPTDIEFGSETNQTRRIDYGLRVSTGYDLTSGLGLSFFYARGLANIENSRSYISKNKVYGVSMHFLFGRR; the protein is encoded by the coding sequence ATGAAAAAATTACTCTTTGGTATTCTTATCCTTGTCTTCGCGTCAACATTGTCGATAGCACAGATGCGTGTTGGTTTGGTTGGTGGTGGACAGTTGGCAAGCTTGCCTTACAAAACGCCTTACTATACCTTCGACGGCCCAAACACTCTCGCTTTTCACGCCGGCCTAACAGCTGATATCGCAGTAAGTCGTCACTGGTCAATCAGGCCACAGCTTCTTTATTCGGGGAAGGGAGGGCAGTATACATTAAACGGCAACCCGGAAATAGGACCCGTCGTTGAGCGGTCCCATAAGATCAATTACCTGGAAGTACCAGTCCAGCTCGCGTACAGTTTAAAAGCTGGCCCCGGTCGGGCCTTAGTTGGAGCAGGACCGTACATTGGTTATGCACTTAGCGGGAAGGATAATATTATTCTGGATGGTCAGGGAAGCCCAACAGATATTGAATTTGGCTCAGAAACGAATCAGACAAGACGGATCGATTATGGCCTTCGTGTGTCAACCGGTTATGATCTGACGTCGGGACTGGGACTTTCATTCTTTTACGCACGGGGGCTGGCTAATATTGAGAATAGTCGTTCTTATATAAGTAAAAACAAAGTATACGGCGTTTCTATGCACTTTTTGTTTGGTCGCAGGTAG
- a CDS encoding ABC transporter ATP-binding protein translates to MTTSPIIELRNLVKSYGGAPVLNGINLSVDAGQVVGYIGPNGAGKSTTLKILIGMLPDFAGDATVLGMDVRTNALDIKRRIGYVPENAALYDSLTPMEYLQFVGQLYELDQEHIERKALDLLRLFQLSDNAYARMTAFSKGMRQKVLLISGLLHNPDVIFLDEPLSGLDANAVVLVKEIIRQLANSGKTIFYSSHIMDVVEKISDRIIIINKGQIIADGTFAELQHQRPESLEQLFAQMTGSDSQTDVAGEFINTLTN, encoded by the coding sequence GTGACAACCTCTCCCATTATTGAACTCCGCAATCTTGTCAAATCATACGGCGGGGCACCCGTGCTGAACGGCATCAATCTCAGCGTCGACGCGGGGCAGGTCGTCGGGTATATTGGTCCGAACGGGGCGGGTAAATCGACGACGCTGAAAATTCTGATCGGGATGCTGCCCGACTTCGCTGGTGACGCGACGGTGCTGGGCATGGACGTTCGCACAAACGCGCTCGACATCAAACGGCGCATTGGTTACGTCCCCGAAAATGCGGCCCTCTACGATTCACTGACGCCGATGGAGTACCTGCAATTCGTCGGGCAGCTGTACGAACTCGATCAGGAGCATATCGAACGGAAAGCCCTCGACCTGCTGCGCCTGTTTCAATTATCCGACAACGCCTACGCCCGCATGACGGCCTTCTCGAAAGGGATGCGGCAGAAGGTGCTGCTGATTTCGGGCCTGCTGCATAATCCCGACGTTATTTTTCTGGATGAACCCCTGTCGGGGCTGGACGCTAACGCTGTCGTACTGGTCAAAGAGATTATCCGGCAACTGGCAAACAGCGGCAAGACAATCTTCTACAGTTCGCACATCATGGACGTGGTCGAGAAGATTTCGGACCGGATCATCATCATCAACAAAGGCCAAATTATTGCCGACGGGACGTTTGCCGAATTGCAGCACCAACGCCCGGAATCGCTGGAGCAACTGTTCGCGCAGATGACCGGCAGCGATAGTCAGACCGACGTAGCCGGGGAATTTATCAATACGCTGACCAACTAA